A single region of the Solwaraspora sp. WMMD791 genome encodes:
- a CDS encoding enoyl-CoA hydratase-related protein translates to MTDPLLVDRTDAVVTLTLHRPESLNSLDVALKEALRDVLAELDTDPGCRAVVLTGAGRAFCVGQDLREHVATLESGSRDPLDTVREHYNPIAARLAGLSKPVVAAVRGAAAGAGASLAMLADLRIGGPGTSFLMAFANVGLAGDTGVSWALPRLVGFPKAVELMLLAQPVPAAEAHRIGLLHRLVDDDEQVLPAAQELAARLAAGPTVAYGAIKRQLSVGASGTLADALAAEEHAQSLCGGTADHRHATAAFVAKQRPVFDGR, encoded by the coding sequence GTGACCGACCCACTGCTCGTCGACCGCACCGACGCGGTCGTGACACTGACCCTGCACCGCCCGGAGTCGCTCAACTCCCTCGACGTCGCGCTCAAGGAGGCGCTGCGCGACGTCCTGGCCGAGCTGGACACCGACCCCGGTTGCCGGGCCGTCGTCCTCACCGGCGCCGGCCGCGCCTTCTGCGTCGGCCAGGACCTGCGGGAACACGTCGCGACGCTGGAGTCGGGCAGCCGTGATCCGCTGGACACCGTGCGGGAGCACTACAACCCGATCGCCGCCCGGCTGGCCGGGCTGTCCAAGCCGGTCGTCGCCGCCGTGCGGGGGGCGGCGGCTGGTGCCGGTGCCTCGCTCGCGATGCTCGCCGACCTGCGCATCGGCGGCCCGGGGACCAGCTTCCTGATGGCGTTCGCCAACGTCGGCCTGGCCGGTGACACCGGGGTGTCCTGGGCCCTGCCCCGACTGGTCGGCTTCCCGAAGGCCGTCGAGCTGATGCTGCTGGCCCAGCCGGTGCCGGCCGCCGAGGCGCACCGGATCGGGCTGCTCCACCGGCTCGTCGACGACGACGAGCAGGTGCTGCCGGCCGCCCAGGAACTGGCCGCGCGGCTGGCGGCCGGGCCGACCGTCGCGTACGGGGCGATCAAACGCCAACTGTCGGTCGGCGCCTCCGGCACGCTCGCCGACGCGCTGGCCGCCGAGGAACATGCCCAGTCGCTGTGCGGCGGCACCGCCGACCACCGGCACGCCACCGCAGCGTTCGTCGCCAAGCAGCGGCCGGTCTTCGACGGCCGCTGA
- a CDS encoding PaaX family transcriptional regulator C-terminal domain-containing protein encodes MQARSALFDLFGDHLRPRGGRAPVAALVRLLAPLGIAPPAVRTAVSRMVRQGWLHPSRMAAGPGYLLTPKAARRLDEAAARIYRTGRIAWDGKFDLLVLDAPSARRERQRLCANLSYLGYGMLDEHTWVATRTASEVDGLLAEAGVRFERFTAAHTGGTAGAAALVRRAWNLAEIGQAYERFVAEQRPLLARVTVRSSDEEAYAARFRLVHAWRGFLFQDPQLPPALLPERWPGTSAATFFDRHAARLRPAADRYVDTCLDINHR; translated from the coding sequence ATGCAGGCACGGTCGGCGCTCTTCGACCTGTTCGGTGACCACCTCCGCCCACGGGGCGGTCGGGCACCCGTCGCTGCCCTGGTCAGACTGCTCGCCCCGCTCGGCATCGCGCCGCCGGCGGTACGGACCGCAGTGTCGCGGATGGTGCGCCAGGGCTGGCTGCACCCGTCGCGAATGGCCGCCGGGCCAGGCTATCTGCTGACGCCCAAGGCCGCCCGGCGATTGGACGAAGCGGCCGCCCGGATCTACCGCACCGGCCGGATCGCCTGGGACGGCAAGTTCGACCTGCTGGTGCTGGACGCCCCGAGCGCCCGCCGGGAACGGCAACGACTCTGCGCCAACCTGAGCTACCTCGGGTACGGGATGCTCGACGAACACACCTGGGTGGCGACCCGGACCGCCAGCGAGGTGGACGGCCTGCTGGCCGAGGCCGGCGTCCGGTTCGAGCGGTTCACCGCCGCGCACACCGGCGGCACCGCCGGCGCCGCCGCCCTGGTCCGCCGGGCCTGGAACCTGGCCGAGATCGGCCAGGCGTACGAGCGGTTCGTCGCCGAGCAACGCCCGCTGCTCGCCCGGGTGACGGTCCGCAGCAGCGACGAGGAGGCCTACGCCGCCCGCTTCCGGCTGGTGCACGCCTGGCGGGGATTCCTGTTCCAGGATCCGCAGCTGCCACCGGCGTTGCTTCCGGAACGGTGGCCCGGCACCAGCGCCGCCACCTTCTTCGACCGGCACGCCGCCCGGCTGCGACCCGCCGCCGACCGCTACGTCGACACCTGCCTGGACATCAACCACCGCTGA
- a CDS encoding DUF3117 domain-containing protein, translating to MAAMKPRTGDGPLEVTKEGRGIVMRVPLEGGGRLVVEMTPDEANALGDALKAAAG from the coding sequence ATGGCGGCGATGAAGCCGCGGACGGGCGACGGTCCGCTGGAGGTCACCAAGGAGGGCCGGGGCATCGTCATGCGGGTTCCGCTGGAGGGTGGGGGCCGACTCGTCGTCGAGATGACGCCCGACGAGGCCAACGCGCTCGGTGACGCGCTGAAGGCCGCCGCAGGCTGA
- a CDS encoding peptidase M17, whose amino-acid sequence MFAIRLPADTDVADPVVADTVVLPVTAARAGVDIRIAAPPQQLHVEGDRAELVASAAALAARAGHTGGPGEVEVLHRPRLAPYRVLLVGVGVGDEAGWRTAGAAVGGTIRRELAADASPDGAWLVAVGPDPADPPPSAPADPASVRGFAEGCWLAGYRFAVPPGDAAAIASTRPESDAGPAGTPQILLAVPPTPAVEQALRAARVTAHATLLARDLTNMPSSIKNPAWFVDQVLAATATRPGLAVTVRGPQELAAEGFGALLAVGAGSASTPRLVEIDWAPPTARLHVVLVGKGITFDTGGVSIKPVDGMKLMRKDMGGAAAVVATAIAVADLALPVRLTVLAPLAENMVSGSALRPGDVVRHYDGRTSETTNSDAEGRLVLADAIGYAVSRYEPDHLVDLATLTGANAVALGRRTAALYSDDDALAGQLLAASAAAGENAWRMPLHGDYVEYLGSEIADLFSAPDRGAGSVVAALYLREFTGALRDRWAHYDMSAPSWSDDEHAELTRGATGWGVRTLVRWLAAVDPPA is encoded by the coding sequence GTGTTCGCCATCCGTCTGCCGGCGGACACCGATGTCGCCGACCCCGTCGTCGCCGACACCGTCGTCCTGCCCGTCACCGCCGCGCGTGCCGGCGTCGACATCCGTATCGCCGCACCACCGCAGCAGCTGCACGTCGAAGGCGACCGGGCGGAGCTGGTCGCGTCCGCCGCCGCGCTGGCGGCCCGGGCCGGCCACACCGGTGGTCCCGGTGAGGTCGAGGTACTGCACCGGCCACGGCTCGCCCCGTACCGGGTGCTGCTGGTCGGAGTCGGTGTCGGCGACGAAGCCGGCTGGCGGACGGCGGGTGCCGCCGTCGGCGGGACGATCCGCCGCGAGCTGGCCGCCGACGCGTCGCCCGACGGTGCCTGGCTGGTCGCCGTCGGGCCTGACCCGGCCGACCCGCCACCGTCGGCACCGGCCGACCCGGCGTCGGTCCGGGGCTTCGCCGAGGGATGCTGGCTGGCCGGCTACCGGTTCGCCGTCCCGCCGGGCGACGCCGCGGCGATCGCATCGACCCGGCCGGAGTCCGACGCCGGTCCGGCCGGTACGCCGCAGATCCTGCTCGCCGTCCCGCCGACCCCGGCGGTCGAGCAGGCGCTGCGCGCGGCCCGGGTGACCGCCCACGCGACCCTGCTGGCCCGCGACCTGACCAACATGCCGTCCTCGATCAAGAACCCGGCCTGGTTCGTCGACCAGGTGCTCGCCGCCACGGCGACCCGGCCGGGGCTCGCTGTCACCGTGCGTGGGCCACAGGAGCTCGCCGCCGAGGGATTCGGCGCACTGCTCGCGGTCGGCGCCGGCTCCGCGTCCACACCACGGCTGGTGGAGATCGACTGGGCGCCGCCGACGGCCCGCCTTCATGTGGTCCTGGTCGGCAAGGGCATCACCTTCGACACCGGTGGTGTCTCGATCAAACCGGTCGACGGCATGAAGCTGATGCGCAAGGACATGGGCGGTGCCGCCGCCGTGGTGGCCACCGCGATCGCCGTCGCCGACCTGGCGCTGCCGGTACGCCTGACCGTGCTGGCCCCGCTCGCGGAGAACATGGTCAGCGGGAGCGCGTTGCGCCCCGGCGACGTGGTGCGCCACTACGACGGGCGGACCAGCGAGACCACCAACTCGGACGCGGAGGGACGGCTGGTGCTCGCCGATGCGATCGGCTACGCGGTCAGCCGGTACGAACCGGACCACCTCGTCGACCTGGCCACGTTGACCGGCGCGAACGCCGTCGCGCTCGGCCGCCGGACGGCGGCCCTGTACAGCGACGACGACGCGCTCGCCGGACAGTTGCTCGCCGCTTCGGCGGCCGCTGGTGAGAACGCCTGGCGGATGCCGCTGCACGGCGACTACGTCGAGTACCTGGGTAGTGAGATCGCGGACCTGTTCAGCGCGCCGGACCGGGGGGCCGGCTCGGTGGTGGCCGCCCTCTACCTGCGCGAGTTCACCGGTGCGCTGCGGGACCGCTGGGCGCACTACGACATGTCCGCGCCGTCCTGGTCCGATGACGAACACGCCGAGCTGACCCGGGGGGCGACGGGTTGGGGCGTGCGGACGCTGGTGCGGTGGCTGGCCGCTGTCGACCCACCGGCATGA
- a CDS encoding O-methyltransferase, whose product MLRTARSLAEEVGLRAVSADTGATLRLLAAAGNARAVVEIGTGTGVSGVWLLRGMRADGVLTTIDVENEHQRMARRIFLEAGFAASRTRIITGRARDVLPRLADAAYDMVFVDGDSAEYGAIVDAALRLLRPGGILAVNGALADGRIGDPTARDAETVTIRELVKAVREADEWVPALLPAGDGLLAAVRR is encoded by the coding sequence GTGCTGCGTACCGCCCGCAGCCTGGCCGAGGAGGTCGGGCTGCGGGCGGTGAGCGCGGACACCGGCGCCACCCTGCGGCTGCTCGCCGCCGCCGGCAACGCCCGCGCGGTCGTCGAGATCGGCACCGGCACCGGTGTCAGCGGCGTCTGGCTGCTGCGGGGCATGCGCGCAGACGGCGTACTCACCACGATCGACGTGGAGAACGAGCATCAACGGATGGCCCGCCGGATCTTCCTGGAGGCCGGGTTCGCCGCCTCGCGTACCCGGATCATCACCGGTCGGGCGCGCGACGTGCTGCCCCGGTTGGCGGACGCGGCGTACGACATGGTGTTCGTCGACGGCGACAGCGCCGAGTACGGCGCGATCGTGGACGCGGCGCTGCGGTTGCTGCGCCCCGGCGGCATCCTGGCGGTCAACGGCGCGTTGGCCGACGGCCGGATCGGCGACCCGACCGCGCGCGACGCCGAGACGGTGACCATTCGCGAGCTGGTCAAGGCCGTCCGCGAGGCCGACGAGTGGGTGCCGGCGCTGCTGCCGGCCGGCGACGGGCTGCTGGCCGCGGTCCGGCGCTGA